The proteins below come from a single Mycobacterium parmense genomic window:
- a CDS encoding virulence factor Mce family protein, translated as MRIAGSAVKLCIVSVVLLMITVAIVVVFGQMRFSPTSSYSAEFSNATGLRDGQFVRASGVEIGKVKKVRLIEGGTKVLVDFDVDRSIPLYESTSAQIRYLDLIGNRYLELQRGQGEGADKVLPVGGFIPLARTSPALDLDALIGGFKPLFRALDPQKVNTIASTIITVFQGQGGTINDILDQTAQLTTQLAERDQAIGEVVKNLNTVLDTTVRHRAEFDRTVADFERLITGLRDHADPLAAGTAHISNAAGTIADLLADNRALLHKEINYLQALQQPLIDQKDQLGDLIHKTPTALNLIGRSIGLYGDWVNFYLCDLTIKWNGLQPGGPVRTVRIWQQPTGRCTPQ; from the coding sequence ATGAGAATCGCCGGCTCCGCAGTCAAACTCTGCATCGTCTCGGTGGTGCTGCTGATGATCACCGTCGCGATCGTGGTGGTGTTCGGCCAGATGCGCTTCAGCCCCACCAGCAGCTACTCGGCGGAGTTCAGCAACGCCACCGGCCTGCGCGACGGTCAATTCGTCCGCGCCTCGGGGGTCGAGATCGGCAAGGTCAAGAAGGTGCGGCTGATCGAAGGCGGCACAAAGGTTCTGGTGGACTTCGACGTCGACCGCTCGATACCGCTGTACGAGTCGACGAGCGCGCAGATCCGCTATCTCGACCTGATCGGCAACCGCTACCTCGAGCTACAGCGCGGCCAGGGCGAGGGCGCCGACAAGGTGTTGCCGGTGGGCGGGTTCATCCCGCTGGCGCGGACCTCGCCGGCGCTGGACCTCGACGCGCTGATCGGCGGTTTCAAGCCGCTGTTCCGGGCGCTGGACCCGCAGAAGGTCAACACCATCGCGTCGACCATCATCACCGTGTTCCAGGGGCAGGGCGGCACCATCAACGACATCCTGGACCAAACCGCGCAACTGACCACGCAGCTCGCCGAACGCGACCAGGCGATCGGCGAGGTAGTCAAGAACCTGAACACCGTGCTGGACACCACCGTTCGGCATCGGGCGGAGTTCGACCGAACCGTCGCCGATTTCGAGAGACTGATCACCGGGCTGCGCGACCACGCCGACCCGCTCGCCGCGGGAACCGCGCACATCAGCAACGCGGCCGGGACGATCGCCGACCTGCTGGCCGACAACCGGGCCCTGCTGCACAAGGAGATCAACTACCTGCAGGCACTGCAGCAGCCGCTCATCGACCAGAAAGACCAGCTGGGCGACCTCATTCACAAGACGCCGACCGCGCTCAACCTGATCGGCCGCAGCATCGGCCTCTACGGCGACTGGGTCAACTTCTACCTGTGCGACCTCACGATCAAGTGGAACGGACTGCAACCCGGTGGCCCGGTGCGCACGGTGCGGATCTGGCAACAGCCCACGGGCAGGTGCACGCCGCAATGA
- a CDS encoding virulence factor Mce family protein — translation MRTLTEFNRRRGGLMGITVLALVVAVGQSFTSIPMMFASPAYYGQFADTGQLNKNDKVRISGVNVGTVQALDIDGDHVLIKFSIGSNTIGTESRLAIKTDTILGKKVLEIEPRGTRTLRPGGVLPLGQSTTPYQLYDAVFDVNKAAAGWDIDSVRQSLNVLSQTIDQTYPHLRPALDGLAGFSDTIGKRDEQIKHLLAQARQIAAVLGDRSEQLNRLLVNAKTLLAAFNERGRAIGALLANISALSAQTQGFIKDNPNLNPVLEQLRTLSDVLVARREDLAQTLTYVSQFAASLGESVASGPYFKIVLSNLLPYWILQPFVDAAFKKRGIDPEDFWRSAGLPAFRWPDPNGTRFANGAPPPAPPVLEGTPEHPGPGVPPGTACSYTPASGALPRPWNPLPCMGIDTGPFGGSFPAPFDVQTSPPNPGGLPPTPGIPIAGRPGEPPPDVPGTPVPLPTQAPPGARTQNPGGEPN, via the coding sequence ATGAGGACACTGACGGAATTCAACCGGCGCCGTGGCGGACTGATGGGCATCACCGTGCTGGCGCTCGTCGTCGCGGTCGGCCAGAGCTTCACCAGCATCCCGATGATGTTCGCCAGCCCGGCCTACTACGGGCAGTTCGCCGACACCGGTCAGCTGAACAAGAACGACAAGGTGCGCATCTCGGGCGTGAACGTCGGGACGGTGCAGGCGCTCGACATCGACGGCGATCACGTGCTGATCAAGTTCTCCATCGGCAGCAATACCATCGGCACCGAGAGCCGGCTCGCGATCAAGACCGACACCATCCTGGGCAAGAAGGTGCTCGAGATCGAGCCGCGCGGAACCCGGACGCTGCGACCGGGGGGCGTGTTGCCGCTGGGCCAGAGCACCACCCCCTACCAGCTCTACGACGCGGTCTTCGACGTCAACAAGGCCGCCGCGGGCTGGGACATCGACAGCGTCAGGCAGTCGCTGAATGTGTTGTCGCAGACCATCGATCAGACCTACCCGCACCTGCGCCCGGCACTCGACGGGCTGGCCGGGTTCTCCGACACCATCGGAAAGCGCGACGAACAGATCAAGCACCTGCTCGCCCAGGCCCGCCAGATAGCCGCCGTCCTCGGCGACCGCAGCGAACAGCTGAACCGGTTGCTGGTCAACGCGAAGACACTGCTGGCCGCGTTCAACGAACGCGGCCGGGCCATCGGCGCCCTGCTCGCGAACATCTCCGCCCTGTCGGCTCAAACTCAAGGCTTCATCAAGGACAACCCGAACCTGAACCCCGTGCTGGAGCAACTGCGCACCCTCAGCGACGTGTTGGTGGCACGCAGGGAAGACCTGGCGCAAACCCTGACGTATGTAAGCCAATTTGCCGCGTCGCTCGGAGAATCCGTCGCGTCGGGTCCGTACTTCAAGATCGTCCTGTCCAACCTGCTGCCGTACTGGATCCTGCAGCCATTCGTCGACGCCGCCTTCAAGAAGCGTGGCATCGACCCCGAGGACTTCTGGCGCAGTGCCGGCCTGCCCGCGTTCCGCTGGCCCGACCCCAACGGCACCCGATTCGCCAACGGAGCACCGCCACCGGCACCTCCCGTGCTCGAAGGCACCCCCGAGCACCCGGGGCCGGGTGTCCCGCCGGGCACGGCATGCTCGTACACGCCGGCGTCCGGGGCGCTGCCGCGACCGTGGAACCCGTTGCCGTGCATGGGGATTGACACGGGACCATTCGGAGGCAGTTTCCCGGCGCCGTTCGACGTGCAGACGTCGCCGCCGAACCCCGGCGGCCTGCCCCCGACGCCGGGGATCCCGATCGCCGGGCGGCCGGGCGAGCCACCGCCGGACGTCCCGGGCACTCCCGTGCCGCTTCCCACCCAGGCACCGCCGGGGGCGCGAACGCAAAATCCGGGAGGCGAACCGAATTGA